The proteins below are encoded in one region of Triticum aestivum cultivar Chinese Spring chromosome 1B, IWGSC CS RefSeq v2.1, whole genome shotgun sequence:
- the LOC123097627 gene encoding uncharacterized protein: protein MLLLVELEHAGAPAALFLPVPSHPSYYSQGCSRPLLSPYPSSSLFLPTPSPAGSSCGGGGEQLPSGGLGSEEGAVLKHESSAHGDSIDRLQRRRRPNGERGWLHDDLVLINSEIGMEDYYGSLLRMLGYLTVVYLPDFRLELSMN from the exons ATGCTGCTGCTGGTGGAGTTGGAGCACGCCGGCGCTCCGGCCGCCCTCTTCCTCCCTGTTCCCTCCCATCCCTCCTACTACAGCCAGGGCTGTAGCCGCCCTCTTCTCTCCCCGTACCCCTCTTCCTCCCTGTTCCTTCCCACCCCTTCTCCCGCAGGCTCCAGCTGTGGTGGTGGGGGTGAGCAGCTGCCGTCCGGTGGCCTGGGGAGTGAGGAGGGCGCCGTTCTAAAGCACGAGAGCTCGGCGCATGGCGACAGTATAGATCGTctacagcggcggcgacggcccaACGGCGAAAGGGGATGGCTGCATGATGATCTTGTTCTGATCAATTCTGAAATAGGAATGGAGGACTACTATGGGTCGCTGTTGAGGATGCTGGGTTACCTGACAGTAG TTTACTTGCCAGATTTTAGATTGGAGCTTAGCATGAACTGA